From one Brachypodium distachyon strain Bd21 chromosome 4, Brachypodium_distachyon_v3.0, whole genome shotgun sequence genomic stretch:
- the LOC100834146 gene encoding synaptotagmin-2: MGVISTVLGFSGFGFGFSAGIVIGYYFFIYFQPTDVKDVNVRPLVEYDTKSLDGILPEIPMWVKNPDYDRIDWLNRFLELMWPYLDKAICRTVQDIAKPIIKENTEKYKIDSVEFEALTLGSLPPTFQGMKVYVTEEKELIMEPSLKWAANPNITVVAKAYGLKATVQIVDLQVFASPRITLKPLVPTFPCFANILVSLMEKPHVDFGLKLFGADLMAIPVLYRFVQETIKKQVASMYLWPKTLEVPIMDPSKASKRPVGILLVKVVRAQNLKKKDLLGKSDPYAKLKMSDDKLPSKKTTVKRSNLNPEWNEDFKFVVTDPENQSLEINVFDWEQVGKHEKMGMNRVLLKDLPPEETKVTNLNLLKTMDPNDIQNEKSRGQITLELTYKPFKEEDMEKESMDGTDEVQKAPEDTPAGGGLLYVIVHEAQDLEGKHHTNPYAKIIFKGEEKKTKVIKKNRDPRWEDEFEFVCEEPPTNDKLHVQVLSKAGKKGILHGKETLGYIDISLADVISNKRINEKYHLIDSKNGQIQIELQWRTS; the protein is encoded by the exons ATGGGCGTAATCAGCACAGTGCTTGGTTTCTCTGGATTTGGCTTTGGATTCTCAGCTGGTATTGTTATTGGGTACTACTTCTTCATCTACTTCCAGCCAACTGATGTCAAG GATGTCAACGTTCGCCCACTTGTGGAATATGACACGAAATCTTTGGATGGCATCCTTCCTGAAATTCCCATGTGGGTCAAGAATCCTGACTATGATAGA ATTGATTGGCTGAACAGGTTTTTGGAATTGATGTGGCCTTATCTTGACAAG GCTATCTGCAGAACTGTGCAGGATATTGCAAAACCAATTATTAAAGAGAACACTGAAAAATATAAGATAGATTCTGTTGAGTTCGAAGCACTTACTCTGGGTAGCTTACCACCCACTTTTCAAG GAATGAAAGTCTATGTCACAGAAGAAAAAGAGTTGATAATGGAACCATCTCTCAAGTGGGCTGCAAATCCGAATATCACCGTTGTTGCAAAGGCTTATGGATTGAAAGCAACTGTACAG ATTGTGGATCTGCAAGTCTTTGCTTCACCTCGTATTACTCTGAAGCCGTTGGTGCCTACATtcccttgctttgctaacaTCCTTGTCTCTCTTATGGAGAAG CCTCATGTTGATTTTGGGCTAAAACTTTTTGGAGCAGATTTAATGGCTATCCCTGTTCTTTATAGATTTGTTCAG GAGACCATCAAGAAGCAAGTTGCGAGCATGTACTTGTGGCCAAAGACACTGGAAGTCCCTATAATGGATCCTTCAAA AGCATCGAAGAGGCCTGTTGGAATTCTACTTGTGAAGGTTGTAAGGGCTCAAAATCTGAAAAAGAAGGATCTGTTGGGTAAATCAGACCCATATGCAAAACTTAAGATGTCAGATGACAAGCTTCCATCCAAGAAAACAACCGTAAAGCGCAGCAATCTCAATCCAGAGTGGAATGaagatttcaaatttgttgtAACAGATCCAGAAAACCAGTCTCTGGAAATTAATGTCTTCGACTGGGAACAG GTTGGAAAACATGAAAAGATGGGCATGAACAGGGTTCTGTTGAAAGACCTTCCCCCAGAGGAGACTAAAGTTACAAATCTTAACTTACTGAAGACCATGGATCCAAATGATATACAAAATGAGAAATCTCGTGGTCAGATTACTCTGGAGCTGACATATAAGCCTTTCAAGGAAGAAGATATGGAGAAAGAGAGCATGGATGGTACTGATGAAGTACAAAAAGCACCAGAAGACACTCCAGCTGGTGGTGGGCTGCTCTATGTTATTGTTCATGAAGCTCAAGATCTTGAAGGGAAGCATCACACAAACCCATACGCGAAGATAATTTTtaaaggagaagagaagaagacaaAG GTTATCAAGAAGAATAGGGATCCACGGTGGGAGGATGAATTTGAGTTTGTTTGTGAGGAGCCACCTACAAACGATAAGTTGCACGTTCAAGTCCTAAGTAAAGCTGGAAAGAAAGGGATATTACATGGCAAG GAAACCTTGGGCTACATTGATATAAGCCTGGCAGACGTGATCAGCAACAAGCGGATTAACGAAAAGTACCATCTCATCGACTCGAAAAATGGGCAGATACAAATTGAGTTGCAGTGGAGAACTTCATAG
- the LOC104585132 gene encoding vegetative cell wall protein gp1, with protein sequence MESGLKSLSSSAAKSPSLMARKPYYSGSIHHHPAMAHPFPQAPAPAPAPQPPLLPLPVHLQAPQSTRPVLRAKKPRHAAPSSSPRKPGASAPIVVAAPSKKRPAAGQEEATGWTSLYSVSPPPSSVPMPTSLLATAKAKAPTACAVEVAASGAVDVGATDELRRLLRL encoded by the coding sequence ATGGAGAGTGGTTTGAAATCCTTGAGCAGCTCAGCGGCGAAATCACCTTCCTTGATGGCTCGCAAGCCGTACTACAGCGGCAGCATCCACCACCACCCTGCCATGGCGCACCCGTTCCCtcaggcgccggcgccggcgccggcgcctcaGCCTCCGCTCCTGCCCCTGCCCGTGCACCTCCAGGCCCCGCAGAGCACCCGCCCGGTGTTGCGAGCCAAGAAGCCGCGCCacgccgcgccgtcgtcgaGCCCCAGGAAGCCCGGGGCGTCGGCGCCGAtcgtggtggcggcgccgtccAAGAAAAGGCCGGCGGCCGGACaggaggaggcgacggggTGGACGTCGCTCTACTCggtgtcgccgccgccgagcagcGTCCCGATGCCGACGTCGCTCCTGGCCACGGCGAAGGCGAAGGCGCCGACAGCTTGCGCCGTGGAGGTGGCCGCAAGCGGGGCCGTGGACGTCGGCGCcaccgacgagctccggcGCCTTCTCCGGCTTTAG